The window ACCATTTAACTTTTAAGAGGTTCCGTAGCTCAGTTGGTAGAGCACCACCTTGACATGGTGGTGGTCGTTGGTTCAAGTCCAATCGGAGCCACCATTTAAGCTCAGTGAAGAGTTTTTAATAAAGCTTTAAATTCTAATATTTCTTTTTCTTGATCTTTTATGATTTTACTGGCTATGGCATAAATTCTAAATCCCCGCTTTGAGAAAAAGCATTTTCCATCATAGGTGCATGCATAGCAGTGAGTATGTTTTGATCGATTTGTGAATGTTTATGACTGGCGTGAGCGTATAAGTTTAGAGCGCAAATAAAAGCAAAGATAAATGTTTTTTTCATTAATTTTCCTTTTAAAATAGAGCAATTTAATGAGAATTTAAACAAAAATTCGTAAATATTTCATAAGCATATTTGATTTAAGAGTGAAATTTAAGGACTAATGAATGCTAAAAGAACTACTTGATATTAAAAAAGAAATGGAACCTATCATACACGATGCTTCTGTGAAGCTTAATGTTATCGCTAGAGAGGTTATCACAAGGATCAAAGAATATGAAATTTATGGTCCTATGATAGATCGAATTTATCTTGATAATGCTATTTATGTCAAGGTTATGTCAAGTAGTAGAGATGCTAAAAGTCAGCAAGTTGATATCAAAAATGGCTTTTATATGGTTTTCGTTGCTCCTGAAAAAGGCACAACCCAAGATATCAAAAATCGCTTAAAAGTCGCTTATGAAAGCTTTGATGATAAATTTATAAAGGATTTGATCCGCTTGTATCAACGTTTTAAAGAAATTATTTCTAAAACTCAAGCCACACTCTCAAAAGCTTCGCAGATGAATGTTCAAATTGAAACCAATCTTGGTGAAGCAAGTGCAGCTTTTAAATTTAACATTAATATCAAGTATTTTAAAGAAGGACAAAAGCTTGATAAAAACAATATCAAATCAGCTGGAAGTTTTAGAGACACCAAAACACATATCAATCTTATCGTTGATAAGTCTTTAGACTCTAAAATTTGTGAAAAGCTCCTTGATGATGTAGAAAAATATTTCATCGGCTCACATTAAACTTTATTGATTTAATTTATATTTGTAAAACTAGCGGTTTAAATCAATTTAAAACTAGAATTTTTAAGTAAAATTTTACGCAAATTACATAAAAGCTTTTTAAAATCAAGTCTTTTTAAATCTCATATTTGCAGCATGTGTTAAAGCTACAGCTATGGCATCAGTGATATCAAGAGGCTTGATCTCTTTTTGTATGCCAAGAAGCCTTTTTACCATAAAAGCCACTTGTTCTTTTGTCGCTTTTGCCTTTCCTGTAACGCTTTTTTTCACTTGCAAGGGTGTGTATTCGCTAAATTCGCCGTGAGTTTGTAAGATTTTTAAGCTTAAAGCCCCACGAAATTGGGCGAGCTTAAGCACTGTTTTTGGATTATACGCAAAGAAAATATCTTCAATCGCCACCTCATCAAAGCTATGACTTTTAAAAATCAAATCAAGCCCCTCACACAACTCTGTGATTTGATACTGCAGTGAAGCTGGTTTGATCTTGATAAGTCC is drawn from Campylobacter sp. MIT 12-8780 and contains these coding sequences:
- the ruvC gene encoding crossover junction endodeoxyribonuclease RuvC, whose product is MKAGKNTLIEAGLIKIKPASLQYQITELCEGLDLIFKSHSFDEVAIEDIFFAYNPKTVLKLAQFRGALSLKILQTHGEFSEYTPLQVKKSVTGKAKATKEQVAFMVKRLLGIQKEIKPLDITDAIAVALTHAANMRFKKT